One genomic region from Flagellimonas oceani encodes:
- a CDS encoding branched-chain amino acid aminotransferase, whose product METLANKIAIERAKNSKIHDVDFDNLSFGSVYSDHMLVCDYKNGEWSAPKVVPYQPITLDPSAKIFHYGQSIFEGMKAYKDDNGKVWLFRPEENCKRLNKSAERLAIPQIPEAYFMEGLNTLIQVESDWIPQNPGSSLYIRPFVFASGNGFHASPANEYKFIIACAPSGSYFSGKVKVLIEETYSRAANGGVGYAKAGGNYAGQFYPTKLAADKGYQQVIWTDDNTHEFIEEAGAMNVFVRINDTLMTAPTSDRILDGITRKSILDIAKDEGITTEVRKISVHELVEAAENGSLKEMFGAGTAAVVSPISGFGYHGKDYDLPELEESYASLLKKRMTDIQYNRAEDKFGWRHEVI is encoded by the coding sequence ATGGAAACATTAGCGAATAAAATAGCTATAGAAAGAGCTAAAAACTCAAAAATCCATGATGTGGATTTTGACAATCTTTCTTTTGGAAGTGTTTATTCCGACCATATGTTGGTCTGTGATTATAAAAACGGAGAGTGGTCCGCTCCCAAGGTGGTTCCCTACCAGCCCATTACACTGGATCCTTCTGCAAAGATTTTCCACTACGGACAATCCATTTTTGAAGGAATGAAAGCCTACAAGGACGATAACGGCAAGGTTTGGCTTTTTAGACCCGAAGAAAACTGCAAACGATTGAACAAGTCCGCAGAGAGACTTGCCATTCCACAAATACCCGAAGCTTATTTTATGGAAGGGCTCAACACACTTATCCAAGTGGAAAGTGATTGGATCCCCCAAAACCCCGGAAGCTCCCTTTACATAAGACCGTTTGTGTTTGCATCAGGAAACGGATTTCATGCCTCTCCTGCAAACGAATATAAATTTATAATCGCTTGCGCTCCTTCCGGGTCCTATTTTTCTGGAAAGGTGAAGGTCTTGATAGAAGAGACCTATTCGCGAGCAGCCAATGGAGGTGTAGGTTACGCCAAAGCAGGCGGTAACTATGCCGGACAGTTTTATCCAACAAAGTTGGCCGCCGATAAGGGCTACCAACAAGTCATCTGGACGGACGACAATACCCATGAATTTATTGAGGAGGCAGGTGCCATGAACGTTTTTGTGCGCATCAACGATACCTTGATGACCGCTCCTACGAGCGACCGTATCTTGGACGGAATAACAAGGAAGAGCATTTTGGACATTGCCAAGGATGAAGGCATTACAACCGAAGTTCGTAAAATATCCGTTCACGAATTGGTGGAGGCCGCAGAAAATGGCTCATTAAAGGAAATGTTCGGTGCAGGTACCGCAGCGGTAGTTTCCCCAATATCAGGTTTTGGATATCATGGAAAAGATTATGATTTGCCAGAGTTGGAAGAAAGCTATGCTTCTTTGTTGAAGAAAAGAATGACGGATATTCAATATAACCGTGCCGAAGATAAATTTGGATGGCGACACGAAGTCATCTAA
- a CDS encoding nucleotide exchange factor GrpE produces the protein MSNKSKVEEMEDEPKKGQTEESTELNDEHIEGEKAEENDEEELSEEEKLREDLAKEKEKFLRLFAEFENYKRRTSKERMDLFKTAGQEVMVAMLPILDDFDRALKELSKSEDKEMFKGVELISNKFRETLKNKGLEQVEAKPGDKFDAEVHDAITQIPAPDKKMKGKIIDVVEKGFKLGDRIIRHPKVVVGN, from the coding sequence ATGAGCAATAAAAGTAAGGTTGAGGAAATGGAAGATGAGCCTAAAAAAGGGCAAACCGAAGAGAGTACTGAGCTGAACGATGAACATATAGAGGGCGAGAAGGCAGAGGAAAATGATGAAGAGGAGCTTTCGGAAGAGGAAAAGTTGCGTGAGGATTTGGCCAAGGAGAAGGAAAAATTCTTGAGGCTCTTTGCGGAATTTGAAAATTATAAGCGAAGAACCTCCAAGGAGCGCATGGATTTGTTCAAGACAGCGGGACAAGAAGTCATGGTGGCCATGCTTCCCATTTTGGACGATTTTGACCGTGCCCTAAAAGAGCTTTCCAAGTCCGAGGACAAAGAAATGTTCAAAGGAGTGGAACTCATCAGCAATAAATTTAGGGAAACCCTAAAAAATAAAGGTCTGGAGCAGGTCGAGGCCAAGCCAGGGGATAAGTTTGATGCCGAAGTGCACGATGCCATCACCCAAATACCGGCACCCGATAAAAAGATGAAAGGGAAAATCATAGATGTGGTGGAGAAAGGTTTTAAACTGGGAGACCGTATAATAAGACACCCTAAAGTTGTTGTTGGAAACTAA
- the mnmD gene encoding tRNA (5-methylaminomethyl-2-thiouridine)(34)-methyltransferase MnmD: MKRKIITTGDGSKTIQIEDWDEQYHSKHGAVQEAYHVFIDHGLRLFQNRKIHLLEIGFGTGLNALITLHEAATQNLQIDYVGVEAFPVSMEEVNQLDYCKQLEFEGLQQAFQQMHSGPWEKPIAITPDFSLLKQKKDFKQINQQNLFNLIYFDAFGARVQPDLWTEEIFSKMHQALTIGGVLVTYAAKGSVRRAMQAVGLTVERLPGPPGKREMLRAVKTQ, from the coding sequence TTGAAGCGAAAGATAATCACCACAGGTGATGGCTCCAAGACCATCCAAATAGAAGATTGGGACGAACAGTACCATTCCAAACACGGTGCTGTCCAAGAGGCCTACCATGTTTTTATCGATCATGGTCTGAGATTGTTCCAAAATAGAAAAATCCATTTATTGGAAATCGGTTTTGGGACAGGCTTGAACGCGTTGATTACGCTCCACGAAGCAGCGACCCAAAACCTGCAAATCGATTACGTCGGTGTGGAGGCATTTCCCGTTTCCATGGAAGAAGTAAACCAATTGGATTATTGTAAGCAGTTGGAATTTGAAGGGCTGCAGCAAGCATTTCAACAAATGCACAGTGGCCCATGGGAAAAGCCTATTGCGATCACGCCCGATTTCTCCCTTTTGAAGCAAAAAAAGGATTTTAAGCAGATCAACCAGCAAAACCTGTTCAACCTTATCTATTTTGATGCATTTGGCGCCCGCGTGCAACCAGATCTGTGGACAGAAGAAATCTTCTCAAAAATGCACCAAGCGCTTACCATTGGTGGCGTTCTGGTCACTTATGCCGCCAAAGGCAGTGTACGCAGGGCCATGCAGGCCGTTGGTTTAACCGTTGAGCGATTGCCCGGACCACCCGGTAAAAGAGAAATGCTCAGGGCCGTTAAAACCCAATAA
- the crcB gene encoding fluoride efflux transporter CrcB, giving the protein MKQALLVFLGGGFGSVFRYFISRSLNPIFHNFFLGTFLVNIVGCLLIGLFLGLSAKGNILSYNNTLFLATGFCGGFTTFSAFAFEKHSLLKDGDLLNFSIYMISSIGIGVLAVVLGLWVAKHI; this is encoded by the coding sequence ATGAAACAGGCCTTACTTGTCTTTTTGGGAGGGGGATTTGGAAGCGTATTTCGCTATTTTATTTCCAGATCGCTCAACCCGATTTTTCACAATTTTTTTCTGGGAACATTTTTAGTGAACATTGTTGGATGTTTATTGATAGGCCTTTTTCTTGGGTTGTCGGCTAAAGGCAACATACTTTCCTATAATAACACCTTGTTTCTTGCCACTGGGTTCTGCGGTGGCTTTACTACTTTTTCCGCATTTGCTTTCGAAAAACATTCTTTATTAAAGGATGGTGACCTGCTCAATTTTTCTATCTACATGATTTCCAGCATAGGCATCGGAGTTTTGGCCGTTGTTTTGGGATTGTGGGTCGCCAAACACATTTAG
- a CDS encoding ABC transporter permease, which produces MANKLGLIIKREYLAKVRNRSFIVMTILSPLLMVGMIVLIAFLAKVNDDETRVVSVLNKSSFFQSDFYPSKNVSYVHMDDLTLEQAKDSTNALEYYGLLYIPEGKTVEEVSRSAYLFTKDNPSTSVTKELEDVFQNQLRQDRLQKLGVTSEQFSTVEKPFEINLSTFDGEKSMRGVNEIKAFIGGGFGYAIMMFIIIYGGFVMRSVIEEKTSRIIEVIISSVKPFQLMLGKIIGNSLAGITQFSIWIISASALLFLAVLIFGIDLSALSSEGVVTPGAAGMSQFGGMDSDMAMYAKEIYDIPWGLLIVSFFIYFVLGYLIYSSIYAAIGAAVDNETDTQQFIFPIILPLMLAIYVGFFSVFSNPHGPIAVGFSLFPLTSPIVMLMRLPGGIGEGGVPLWQFLLSVFLLVVTFLGIVSLAAKIYRTGILMYGKKPTYKELIKWLRY; this is translated from the coding sequence ATGGCAAATAAGCTTGGATTGATCATAAAACGGGAGTATTTGGCCAAGGTGCGCAACCGTTCCTTTATTGTTATGACCATTTTGAGTCCTCTTTTAATGGTGGGAATGATCGTATTGATCGCTTTTTTGGCCAAGGTGAATGATGACGAGACCAGAGTGGTAAGTGTTTTGAACAAAAGTTCCTTTTTCCAGAGCGATTTTTATCCTTCCAAAAATGTTTCCTACGTGCATATGGATGATCTGACCTTGGAACAGGCCAAGGACTCGACCAATGCCTTGGAATATTACGGACTGCTCTACATTCCCGAGGGGAAAACCGTGGAAGAAGTGTCCCGTTCCGCTTATCTGTTTACCAAGGACAATCCCAGTACATCCGTGACCAAAGAGCTAGAGGATGTATTTCAAAATCAGTTAAGACAAGACCGGCTACAAAAATTAGGCGTCACCTCCGAACAGTTTTCCACGGTGGAAAAACCTTTCGAAATCAATCTTTCCACGTTCGATGGAGAAAAAAGCATGCGGGGCGTTAACGAGATCAAAGCTTTTATTGGTGGTGGATTCGGCTATGCGATCATGATGTTCATTATAATTTATGGAGGTTTTGTGATGCGTAGTGTTATCGAGGAGAAAACAAGTAGGATCATTGAAGTGATCATTTCTTCAGTGAAACCGTTCCAACTGATGCTCGGGAAGATCATTGGCAATTCCTTGGCGGGCATTACGCAATTTTCCATTTGGATCATATCGGCCTCGGCCTTGTTGTTTTTGGCCGTACTGATTTTTGGCATCGACTTAAGTGCACTATCAAGCGAAGGTGTTGTAACGCCCGGAGCGGCAGGAATGTCCCAGTTTGGAGGAATGGACAGTGATATGGCCATGTATGCCAAGGAAATCTATGATATTCCCTGGGGCCTGCTCATTGTATCGTTCTTTATCTATTTTGTGCTGGGCTACCTTATTTATAGTTCCATTTATGCTGCGATCGGAGCGGCAGTGGATAATGAAACGGATACGCAACAATTTATATTCCCTATTATATTACCTTTAATGTTGGCTATTTACGTAGGGTTCTTTTCCGTTTTCAGCAATCCTCATGGTCCCATAGCGGTAGGTTTTTCCTTATTTCCGTTAACGTCGCCCATTGTTATGCTGATGCGTTTGCCAGGGGGGATCGGTGAAGGTGGAGTACCTTTATGGCAGTTTTTGTTGTCCGTTTTTCTTTTGGTCGTTACCTTTTTGGGTATTGTATCCTTGGCGGCAAAGATTTACAGAACAGGTATTTTGATGTATGGAAAAAAACCAACCTACAAGGAGTTGATAAAATGGTTGAGATATTAA
- a CDS encoding TIGR01777 family oxidoreductase: MKVLITGATGLVGQAIVKVLHQKGIPVNYLTTSKDKIDSSEDFQGFYWNPNKGEIDLECFRDVQAIINLAGASIAKRWTPKHKKRVLSSRINSLQTLKNGLERSNNREVECLVSASAIGIYPDSVCDYYDEETNKVDDGFLGEVVTKWEAEANTFQSLGLDVAKIRIGLVLSADGGALPKMAFPVKNFIGAPIGTGDQWQSWVHIEDLAQMFVFAVENNLKGVYNAVAPNPVTNTKLTKELARVLDRPLWLPNVPAFLLKAILGKMSTLLLASQRVSGKKIEEEGFTFQYANICQALKNLYASQEEGIPASIEA, translated from the coding sequence ATGAAGGTGTTGATAACAGGAGCTACGGGATTAGTGGGGCAAGCCATAGTAAAGGTGTTGCACCAAAAAGGCATACCCGTAAATTATTTGACCACAAGCAAGGATAAGATAGATTCTTCCGAAGATTTCCAGGGATTTTATTGGAATCCGAACAAAGGAGAGATTGATTTGGAATGTTTTAGGGATGTACAGGCCATCATAAATTTGGCAGGTGCAAGTATCGCAAAACGTTGGACCCCAAAACATAAAAAGAGAGTGCTTTCCAGCAGGATAAATAGTCTTCAAACGTTGAAGAATGGATTGGAACGATCCAATAACAGAGAAGTGGAATGTTTGGTTTCCGCATCGGCGATAGGGATATACCCCGATTCCGTTTGTGATTATTATGATGAGGAAACCAACAAAGTAGACGATGGTTTTTTAGGGGAAGTAGTGACCAAATGGGAAGCTGAGGCCAATACATTTCAGAGCCTAGGGCTGGATGTGGCCAAAATACGAATAGGCCTTGTACTCTCTGCCGATGGCGGTGCGTTGCCAAAAATGGCCTTTCCGGTAAAAAATTTTATAGGTGCGCCCATTGGAACGGGAGACCAATGGCAATCTTGGGTACATATTGAAGATTTGGCACAAATGTTCGTCTTTGCCGTAGAGAACAATCTTAAAGGAGTCTACAATGCCGTGGCCCCAAATCCGGTGACCAACACAAAACTTACAAAGGAATTGGCAAGGGTTTTGGACCGTCCACTATGGTTGCCCAATGTGCCCGCTTTTCTTCTTAAAGCTATTTTGGGCAAAATGTCGACCCTTTTGTTGGCCAGTCAAAGAGTGAGCGGTAAAAAAATAGAGGAGGAAGGCTTTACTTTTCAATATGCCAATATATGTCAGGCACTCAAAAATTTGTATGCCTCTCAAGAAGAAGGTATTCCGGCATCCATTGAGGCATAG
- a CDS encoding nucleoside triphosphate pyrophosphohydrolase family protein: protein MESKIKAVELFHNSFGLGVLKAPKADLGADKNKLRFNLMDEENREYLEAANNNDLVEVADALGDMLYILCGTILEHGMQYKIEEVFEEIQRSNMSKLGADGKPIYREDGKVLKGPNYFKPDIQAIIDK from the coding sequence ATGGAAAGTAAAATTAAAGCTGTGGAGCTATTCCACAATTCGTTTGGTCTGGGAGTGTTGAAAGCACCCAAAGCCGACCTGGGTGCTGATAAGAACAAACTTAGGTTTAATTTGATGGACGAGGAAAACCGCGAATATTTGGAAGCTGCCAATAACAACGATTTGGTGGAAGTTGCCGATGCACTTGGGGATATGCTCTATATTTTGTGCGGAACCATATTGGAGCATGGCATGCAATATAAGATAGAGGAAGTTTTTGAGGAGATACAGCGCAGTAACATGAGCAAACTTGGGGCTGATGGAAAACCTATTTACCGTGAGGATGGAAAAGTATTAAAGGGCCCCAACTACTTCAAACCTGACATTCAAGCTATAATTGATAAATAA
- a CDS encoding DUF4920 domain-containing protein, which translates to MRIFNTFAAIILLGIVLVSCKQEAIKGDYFGEEFKVSGEASKTSAPFEGISGKDSLQTQIVGEIKEVCQAKGCWMKVELESNDEVFVRFKDYGFFVPKDAAGKKVVMNGAAFFEEMSVEDQKHYAEDEGASEEELAQITAPKKTLRFEADGVLIASQP; encoded by the coding sequence ATGAGGATTTTTAACACTTTTGCTGCTATTATTTTATTGGGTATTGTCCTGGTTTCGTGCAAGCAAGAAGCCATAAAGGGCGATTACTTTGGAGAGGAATTTAAAGTCTCCGGGGAGGCTTCCAAAACATCGGCTCCGTTTGAAGGAATTTCAGGTAAGGATTCTTTGCAGACCCAAATTGTTGGTGAGATCAAGGAAGTTTGCCAGGCTAAAGGTTGCTGGATGAAGGTGGAACTGGAGTCCAATGACGAGGTTTTTGTCCGCTTTAAAGATTATGGGTTCTTTGTGCCGAAAGATGCTGCCGGAAAGAAGGTGGTGATGAACGGTGCCGCTTTTTTCGAAGAGATGTCCGTTGAGGACCAAAAGCACTACGCCGAGGACGAAGGTGCATCCGAGGAGGAACTGGCCCAGATCACCGCTCCCAAGAAAACCCTAAGGTTCGAAGCGGACGGAGTACTGATCGCCAGCCAACCTTGA
- a CDS encoding ABC transporter ATP-binding protein, translated as MDHILVAKNVTKTYGDHTALSNISLQIPKNCIYGLLGPNGAGKTSFIRIINQITHQDSGEILLNGEPLAPKHIASIGYLPEERGLYKSMKVGEQALYLAQLKGLSKNEAKTKLKYWFDRLNIGDWWDKKIQELSKGMAQKIQFIVTVLHEPKLLIFDEPFSGFDPINANIIKDEILQLKENGTSIIFSTHRMESVEELCEYIALIHKSEKILDGKLSDIKKAYKNNIFNVGVQVQNDAKGFLDSLEDKFNILTSEIDPIENQLNFKVQLSSTHTGDILTILSKNANINRFEETIPSANDIFIQTVNNKDNGK; from the coding sequence ATGGATCATATCCTTGTTGCCAAAAATGTAACCAAAACATACGGTGACCACACTGCATTGAGCAACATCTCACTTCAAATTCCGAAAAATTGCATTTACGGACTTTTGGGTCCCAATGGGGCCGGCAAAACCTCTTTCATCAGGATAATCAATCAAATCACGCATCAGGATTCCGGCGAAATTTTGTTGAACGGCGAGCCCTTGGCCCCAAAGCATATTGCATCCATCGGTTACTTGCCCGAGGAAAGGGGGCTCTACAAAAGTATGAAGGTAGGCGAACAGGCACTGTATTTGGCACAGTTGAAGGGATTGTCCAAAAACGAGGCCAAAACAAAGCTCAAATATTGGTTCGACCGTTTGAACATCGGGGATTGGTGGGACAAGAAGATTCAGGAACTCTCCAAAGGAATGGCACAGAAAATCCAGTTTATCGTTACTGTGCTCCACGAGCCCAAGTTGCTGATCTTTGATGAACCATTCAGTGGTTTTGATCCCATCAATGCCAACATCATCAAGGACGAGATCCTTCAATTAAAGGAAAATGGTACCTCGATTATTTTTTCCACGCACCGGATGGAATCCGTGGAAGAGCTTTGTGAGTACATTGCCCTGATCCATAAATCAGAGAAAATTCTGGATGGAAAATTGTCAGATATCAAAAAAGCATATAAGAACAATATTTTTAATGTAGGTGTGCAAGTACAAAATGATGCCAAGGGATTTCTGGATTCCTTGGAGGACAAGTTCAATATTCTTACTTCGGAAATTGATCCCATTGAAAATCAATTGAATTTTAAAGTACAACTGTCATCCACGCACACGGGAGATATTTTGACGATTTTATCAAAGAATGCCAACATAAACCGGTTCGAAGAGACCATACCTTCGGCCAACGACATTTTTATTCAAACCGTAAACAACAAGGACAATGGCAAATAA
- a CDS encoding mechanosensitive ion channel family protein, giving the protein MQEGTEEIKEIITEDLWGSIKDFLDLGVHIGEGEKSIDLTIGLLLLLTLSIVVTKFLLKWLRHIFTRKMEQEDKHKFTSVFKFINYVIYLIAVLVTLSAAGVDITLVITASAALFVGLGLALQELFKDVLGGIFIIVDKSLQVGDVVEVDGKVGKVFEIKLRTTRAITRDDKVLILPNHKFISDIVYNYTQNHRTTREKVSVGVAYGSDVDLVTKILEEVALTQKQVLKNPKPFVLFEDFGDSALLFSIYFFTNDTFRDPRIKSEMRYKINTKFKENNVSIPFPQRDIHIIQPKQ; this is encoded by the coding sequence ATGCAAGAAGGCACAGAAGAAATAAAGGAAATCATTACAGAGGACCTATGGGGGTCCATAAAGGATTTTTTAGATCTCGGGGTTCACATTGGTGAAGGAGAAAAGTCCATAGACCTTACTATTGGACTCTTGTTGCTATTAACGCTCAGCATAGTGGTGACCAAGTTCTTGTTAAAATGGTTGCGCCACATATTTACGCGCAAAATGGAGCAAGAGGACAAGCATAAGTTTACCAGCGTCTTTAAGTTCATTAACTACGTGATCTACCTTATTGCCGTTTTGGTCACACTCAGTGCGGCCGGCGTGGACATTACTTTGGTGATCACTGCATCGGCAGCATTGTTCGTTGGATTGGGGCTTGCATTGCAGGAATTGTTCAAGGATGTTCTTGGAGGCATTTTTATTATAGTCGATAAATCCCTACAGGTGGGCGATGTGGTAGAGGTCGATGGTAAAGTGGGAAAGGTGTTCGAGATCAAGCTCCGCACAACACGCGCCATAACCCGGGATGATAAGGTACTGATCCTCCCCAACCATAAATTTATAAGCGATATTGTTTACAACTACACACAAAACCACAGGACCACCCGCGAAAAAGTAAGCGTGGGCGTGGCCTATGGGAGCGATGTGGATCTGGTGACCAAAATTTTGGAAGAGGTGGCACTAACGCAAAAACAAGTCCTTAAAAACCCAAAGCCCTTTGTACTGTTCGAGGATTTTGGTGATTCCGCACTACTGTTCTCCATTTACTTTTTTACCAACGATACCTTTCGGGACCCACGGATAAAAAGTGAAATGCGCTACAAGATAAATACCAAATTCAAAGAAAACAACGTTAGTATACCGTTCCCGCAGCGCGATATACATATTATTCAGCCCAAACAATAG
- the dnaJ gene encoding molecular chaperone DnaJ: MKEDYYEILGVSKGASAAEIKKAYRKKAIEFHPDKNPGDAKAEEMFKKSAEAYEVLGNPDKRARYDQLGHAAFDGSGGFGGGGMNMDDIFSQFGDIFGGAFGGGFSGFGGFGGGQRRAKGSNLRIRVKLTLEEVANGVEKKVKVRRKLQADGVTYKTCPTCNGTGQITKITNTILGRMQTATTCTTCGGAGQTIDKKPADADAQGLKVVEETVSIKIPPGVEDGMQLKVTGKGNDAPGNGIAGDLLVAIETVEHDTLKREGDNLHYDLYISMPEAVLGSSKEIDAVGGKVRIKLEPGLQSGKILRLRGKGINSLNGYGAGDLLVHVNVWTPKTINKEQKEFFERMQDDENFTPKPEKSDKSFFEKVKDMFS, translated from the coding sequence ATGAAGGAAGATTATTACGAAATATTGGGAGTCTCCAAAGGAGCTTCAGCCGCGGAAATTAAGAAAGCCTACCGAAAAAAGGCCATCGAATTCCATCCGGATAAAAATCCTGGAGATGCCAAAGCGGAGGAAATGTTCAAGAAATCTGCTGAAGCCTACGAAGTGTTGGGCAATCCTGACAAAAGGGCAAGGTATGACCAACTTGGACACGCTGCCTTTGATGGTAGTGGAGGATTTGGCGGCGGAGGTATGAATATGGACGATATCTTCAGTCAGTTCGGTGATATTTTTGGAGGCGCCTTTGGTGGTGGATTCAGTGGATTTGGCGGATTTGGCGGCGGACAGCGCAGGGCCAAGGGGAGCAATCTCCGTATTCGCGTAAAGTTGACCTTGGAAGAGGTTGCCAATGGCGTAGAGAAAAAGGTGAAGGTACGTAGAAAGCTCCAAGCAGATGGCGTTACCTATAAAACCTGTCCAACCTGTAACGGAACCGGACAGATTACAAAAATCACCAATACCATATTGGGTAGAATGCAAACGGCGACTACCTGTACCACTTGTGGTGGAGCGGGGCAGACAATTGATAAAAAACCTGCGGATGCCGATGCACAGGGCCTCAAGGTAGTCGAGGAGACAGTATCCATCAAAATCCCGCCAGGTGTCGAGGACGGCATGCAGCTCAAAGTCACCGGAAAAGGCAACGATGCGCCCGGGAATGGAATTGCCGGTGATTTACTGGTAGCCATTGAAACGGTGGAGCACGATACGTTAAAACGAGAAGGGGATAACCTGCATTACGATTTGTACATCAGTATGCCCGAAGCGGTTCTTGGTAGTTCCAAGGAAATCGATGCCGTTGGGGGAAAGGTGCGCATAAAATTGGAGCCGGGCCTGCAATCCGGAAAAATTTTAAGGCTTCGTGGCAAGGGAATAAACAGTTTGAACGGGTATGGTGCCGGAGATTTGCTCGTACATGTGAACGTATGGACGCCAAAGACCATAAATAAAGAGCAGAAGGAATTTTTTGAGCGTATGCAGGACGATGAAAATTTTACCCCAAAACCTGAAAAATCGGACAAATCCTTTTTTGAAAAAGTGAAAGATATGTTCTCTTAA
- a CDS encoding P-II family nitrogen regulator: MKKVEAIIRKSKFDEVKKALHQIEVNFFSYWDVTGVGNEKQGHVYRGISYSTSDIQRRYLVIVVSDDFLEKTVNVLLDTASTGNVGDGKIFVSDVIEAYRIRTKESGSAGIN, translated from the coding sequence ATGAAAAAAGTCGAGGCAATTATTAGAAAATCCAAATTTGATGAGGTGAAAAAAGCCCTCCATCAAATTGAGGTCAACTTCTTTAGTTACTGGGATGTAACGGGAGTTGGAAATGAAAAACAAGGACATGTCTATCGTGGCATATCGTACAGCACTAGCGATATACAGCGAAGGTATTTGGTTATCGTGGTTAGCGATGACTTCCTGGAAAAAACCGTGAACGTTTTATTGGACACTGCGAGCACTGGCAACGTAGGTGATGGAAAAATTTTCGTCTCCGATGTTATCGAAGCCTACAGGATTAGAACCAAGGAAAGCGGAAGCGCAGGAATCAACTAA
- a CDS encoding ammonium transporter, producing the protein MIIQEQEAIDKAVEAITGDMGALWITLAAILVFFMQAGFTLLEIGFTRSKNTGNIIMKNVMDLAVGSVMFWAVGYAIMYGSDLVGGGFFRSSPSDQGYFFFSADDWYNLFFQTVFCATAATIVSGAIAGRTKFSTYLIFSAVLTTIIYPISGSWYWPFDDDAWLNTAGFVDFAGSSVVHAVGGAAALVAAILVGPRIGKYVDGKAQAIPGHNMAFGALGVFILWLGWFGFNGGSQLAWGGDDTIAATSVIINTNLAAAIGAIAALFFTWARYGKADISMTLNGALAGLVGITAGCGAVNAWGALAIGLVCGIIVVVSIEFIDKKLKIDDPVGAISVHGVCGFLGTVLIGLFALDGGLLYGGGAKLLWVQTYGSLSYILWAALASFIVLFILKKTIGLRVSEKEEVEGLDLHEHGVEAYPEHISQDK; encoded by the coding sequence ATGATTATTCAAGAACAAGAAGCGATAGACAAAGCCGTTGAAGCCATCACTGGCGACATGGGGGCCCTCTGGATCACCCTTGCGGCTATATTGGTGTTTTTTATGCAGGCAGGTTTCACCCTGTTGGAAATAGGTTTTACCCGAAGCAAGAACACTGGTAACATTATTATGAAAAACGTAATGGACTTGGCCGTTGGTTCGGTCATGTTCTGGGCTGTAGGTTACGCCATTATGTACGGTAGCGACCTCGTAGGCGGAGGATTCTTTAGATCAAGTCCATCCGATCAAGGATATTTCTTTTTTAGTGCCGATGATTGGTACAACCTGTTCTTCCAAACAGTATTCTGCGCTACAGCGGCCACTATTGTATCGGGAGCGATTGCAGGTAGGACCAAATTTTCGACCTATTTGATTTTTTCCGCTGTCCTTACCACCATCATCTACCCGATTTCAGGTAGCTGGTACTGGCCATTTGATGACGATGCATGGTTGAACACCGCAGGGTTTGTTGATTTTGCAGGTTCTTCCGTGGTACACGCCGTAGGTGGTGCAGCAGCATTGGTTGCCGCTATTTTGGTAGGACCCAGAATCGGAAAATACGTAGATGGAAAAGCACAGGCGATTCCTGGTCACAACATGGCCTTTGGTGCGCTAGGGGTATTTATTCTTTGGTTGGGATGGTTCGGATTTAACGGTGGTTCCCAATTAGCTTGGGGCGGCGACGATACCATCGCAGCGACCAGTGTTATCATTAACACGAACCTAGCCGCTGCCATCGGAGCCATTGCAGCCCTTTTCTTTACTTGGGCCCGATATGGCAAAGCTGATATTTCCATGACCCTTAACGGCGCTTTGGCCGGGTTGGTGGGCATTACAGCCGGATGTGGTGCCGTGAATGCTTGGGGAGCCCTTGCCATTGGCTTGGTATGCGGTATAATAGTGGTAGTATCCATTGAGTTTATCGATAAAAAACTTAAAATCGACGACCCAGTAGGTGCCATCTCCGTTCACGGAGTATGTGGATTCCTTGGAACTGTACTGATTGGCCTATTTGCACTTGACGGCGGATTGTTGTACGGTGGCGGAGCCAAACTACTATGGGTTCAGACCTACGGATCGTTGTCCTACATTCTTTGGGCGGCCCTTGCATCCTTCATAGTACTTTTCATCTTGAAGAAGACTATTGGACTTAGAGTTTCCGAAAAAGAGGAAGTTGAAGGCCTTGATCTACACGAACATGGTGTAGAAGCATATCCTGAACACATTTCTCAAGACAAATAA